DNA sequence from the Coffea arabica cultivar ET-39 chromosome 11c, Coffea Arabica ET-39 HiFi, whole genome shotgun sequence genome:
TGGCATTCAATAGGCACCTGAATTGCTGGACTAGCACAGTTTCTTATTATTCATGTTTTTATTGTCATCATAATGATTAATGTCATGTTGGttagatttttatttattatgacTCAGTACTCTTACATATGTTAATAGATATTGAGATGGTAACTGGGTGAAATAGAATTGATAGATTATGATGTCTCATGTTATTAGACCATTTGGATTTGGACTTCAGTTTGCTTGACTTATTTGTATATGTTTGGTTAAATACCTTTTGGTGAATGATTGTTATCTGGGGCTTTCGATGTCGGTGCTTTGTCCATATTATCCATATTCTGGCTTACTTCCACAGTAGATTCAATATGGTAGATTCAATGTAATGTGCCGCATATCTTTTTGCTGTTTATTTCAGGCTTTCATTCGTGATGTTATGACCGGTTGGCAGTCTTCTAGATgtgcacttcttgaaatttaacTTGGAATTTAAGTAACTGGTTTATATGCTGAACTTATAGTATTAGGAGGATGCTGATTTATCCAATGTGGAATAATTGATTAGCTTTTGAATATCTGATGTCTATGCTAGTTTTGAATTTCATCTTTCAGTTGCCCGTGATTATTGTGGCTAAAAACAGCACTTGGTCCAAGACTGTTCATTTACCATTGGCAAACAGTCTCAACACCACTAGTACCTGCAAGTTTCTGTCTGTATTATTTTACAAATTGCTGTCTTAGCTACATGGTTGAAATTCCGCTTTTGAAACCCAAATTCCTAATTTATGGTTGGGAGAGGTCATGGAAGAAAACTAGTATATGGATCCAGCATATCGTTTATATTTCTGACATTCAGCTTAGAATCAATTAAGAAATTTCCTATATGACTGAAAATCTTATAATATTTTGAGAACTTGTTTGTAAAGCATTTTTGGTTCTGATAAAGATGGTTTGGTGCGGAATGGATTTAACTGGCTTTTTTAACAGTCTGGTGGGACGAGATATGTAACAAGAACTGTATTTTCTCTGATCTATCAATCAGCCATCATGTTCATTAGATGTTTGTGTGTGATATCGTTGTTCTagaagaaaatggtgcaatttcttcttctaattcATCCGAAATCACAGTGCTGGTGTGCTGGGCTTGCATTTCAACAGTATAACGATATTATGGGAGCTGAGCATAATTGATAACAAGCATCTTGTAAAATGAGATATTACTTCTTGTACTGGTTTGACACCTCTGGGCTATTGCTTCGTGTTAGAAGAAAATAATGTGATAAATTGTATGAGATCAGTTGTTCTGGTGAAGATTCTAGTAATTTGTTATTCTGTCGTCATGTTTGGTTTCAAAAAGCACCTTAATGTTCCAGCATTGCTTTTAACATTTTCGGTAGCTGCTTTATTCTGGTCTTCATACTTAATTTCTTCTCGCTGCAACGTGTGTTCCTCCTTGCAGGGAAGAGCTCCAGTTAAACGATCTGCTAATGCTGGGTCCCTctcaaaacaactaaagcagGATCATGGGAAGGACGATACTAAATCTGTAAAACCTGTTGGCAGAACTTCAAACACTAATGGCGACAGAGATCCATCTTCTCACATCTCTGAAGGCAAACAAAGTGGGACTGCTGGTGTTTCTTCTGCAATTTCTAGCAATAATAACATGGTTTCTGCCTCAAGTAAAGGGATTCCATCAACAAGATCTGCTGAACATGCCAGTGAATCCAAAATGGAGATTGCAAATGCCAGGTCAGCTGATTCCAAAGTTTCTGCTGTGAGAGATGATGCTGAAGCTTCAGATATGGTAAAATCTTCTAGATCATTGATTCATTCTCCCCGGCGAGATGGTGCTGCCCTGTCCTCCAAATCTGGTGATAAACCTCAAAAGAGGGCCAGCCCTGCTGAAGACGTGGATAGATTGAATAAGCGTCGGAAAGGAGAGACTGATTTCAGAGATCTAGATGGTGGTGATGTTCGAGTCTCTGAAAAGGAGAGGTCAATTGATGCCAGAGCAGGGGATAGACCACACCCAGTGGATGTGGAGAAGCCAGGAACTGATGAACAGATGACAAACAGATCCATAGATAAGTCTGTAGATCGATCAAAGGATAAAATCAGTGAAAGACATGACAGGGATAACAGGGATAGGTTGGAGCGTGTAGATAAACCTCGTGGGGATGATAATTTATCTGAAAAAAGAGATAGGTCAACTGAAAGATATGGAAGAGAACGCTCTGTTGAAAGAGCTCAAGAGAGAGGAGCTGCTGATAGGAACTCTGATAGACTATCTAAGGATGAAAGAAACAAAGATGATAGGAGCAAAGTGAGGTATGCAGAAACCTCGGTAGACAAATCCTATAATGAAGACCGCTTCCATGGGCAAAATTTACCTCCACCTCCACCATTGCCGCCTAACATGGTCCCACAATCAGTCAATGCAAACAGACGGGATGAGGATGCCGATAGACGATTTGGAACTGCTAGACATGCTCAGAGGCTTTCCCCTAGAcatgaagagagagagaggagaagatCAGAAGAGAATGTTGTTCCACTACAAGATGATCCAAAGCGTAGGAGAGAGGATGAATTTCGAGATAGAAAACGTGAAGAACGAGATGGTGTCTTGATAAAGGTATTCATCATTGCTCGAGTACTCTATGAAACCTTGTAAAATACTACTGTTGATTGTTCTAgtgaaattttggttttgtGTCCGCCATGACATGTAGTTGTTTTTGCTGAGAATTTGGAGGACTTTATCAAGGTGATGCagccaataaaaaaaaaattggggctTTTCACTTCTCTAAGGAGTTTGCAGTTAAAGTGTGTGCGGGTGCCCTTTTGGCTGTATAGCTATGATAAATGCATCAGTGGTTTGAATAGTGGCAGGGATGCCTTGTCTCCATGGAAATTCTTTTCATATAATCGACTTTTTACAGATTTGAAGAGTTGCTTTCTAGCTTTTCATTTCTAGGACCGTTGCTATGGCTTTGGACTAATGGACTTGTCATAAATTTAGTCAGTGAAACTTGAGTGAGATGTAGTTCTCACAGACAAATTTACATTTTTGTCTTGTTTTGCCCATGAGGTGAGAGTTCCATAAGTATGGCAGCATGAATTCTTTTACCTCATTTTGTTGAGGATAATTCTATGAGCAAGTTGTGCTACCTCATGTCATCATGCTCTCTGTTAGTTTTGGTTACTATTTGTCCATTCTCTTTGTTTTACATCATCTAGAAAATTTTGGTCTTTGAGAAGAGTAGGTTTAGGAAGAGTTGCAGTTTCACCACTTACCATTCATGTACATTTAGATTTTATTTCTGCTTATTTTGCTTTTTCTACTAAGAATGAGGCTGACTGTCCTTCAATGTCCTACAGAACTAAAATTTGTGTTGATGACAATTCTTCAATGTCCTTTGGAGCTAATAGTTTTATTAGCATGCAACAGGAGTTTAATATGAAATTCTTGCCTGAAGTTGATCGGAATTTTTTGCTCGCGGACATGGAATTTGATTATATATTTCTGCTTCTTTTTCCTAGGTAGAGGAGAGGGATCGAGAAAGAGAAAGGGAGAAAGTGAGCCTTCTGAAGGAGGATATAGATTCAAATGCGAAAAGGCGAAAACTGAAAAGGGACCACATGCCATCAGAACCTGGTGAATATTTGCCAGCTGCTCCAGCTGCTCCCCTTGCAATAAATTTATCGCAACCATATGATGGAAGGGATAGGGCAGGAGACCGGAAGGGAGCTATGGTCCAACGCCCAGCGTACTTGGAGGAGCCAAGTTTGAGGATGCATGGCAAAGAAGCAGCCAGCAAGACAGCCCGTCGTGATACTGATCCGTAAGTTTCATTTGAGCATGCAATGCTTTGATTGATTCATCCAAAGCCACATGCAGTTTTCTCATGCTGTTGAGTTTGCTTTTCAATGTCATTCTCTGCCTGCCCTTCCCAAGGGGAGTTTTCTGTTTCAAGTGCCTTAGAACAAACGCTACTTCGGGGAGTTCGTAATAATTATTGGTTTATGAAATGAGCTGAGTTGGGGATTTTCAAATTTACTTGTAGCATGGTTGAAAGTCGGACCTTTGTCTTGTAGACTGATTTTTGTGTCTTTTTCCTGAACGTCTTGACTACATGTTTCAGGATGTATGACAGAGAGTGGGATGATGACAAGAGGCAGAGAGTTGAACCGAAAAGACGACATCGGAAATAATTTCGAGATTAGTGATATTTGCCAATCAAAATTTCCCAGGGTTGAGAATATCCATGAGCCTGCTGTTGGTGCTCAAGTCGCTGCCATGCTTAAACATGAGTGCCCGTATTATCATTTTTCCCCTAAACGAGCGGTTGCAGCATTTTCTGGCGTTGAGTTTCTAAGAATTCATCCAAAGCAAATTGTTTGGGTATATGATAGAATTGCTGATCTAGACTGTTGTAAGATGTGAATTTTGTGCTATGACCATAGGGGCTTTCGTTGTTTAGTAGTTATTTTTAGCCCAGTTGAGTTAATGTTAACTTGGATTAGTTTACTTTAATAGCTTTTCCTTTTGTAATTGGCCCATATTGTTAATATGTAATTAAATTTTGTAATGACCCTTCTTCAAAAACCTTTACTGTTGAATCTATCTTTGCCCTCTCGTTTGGTCCTTAATAATTCCAAACAAGGTCATGGATGACAGAAATGTCACTTGCATCAGAATTATTGGAAGACAAATTAAAGATTGTTCATTTCTCTACTTCGCATCTCCTTTCAAAAATGAAAGTGTAGTAATCTTCTTCTACATATTAAAAGCACGAGGTTGAATTAGTGGCTTGGTACATTAAATTTCGTATTACAACAATGCCCACAATTGAGGAAAATACTTGaggacagtttttttttttttttaacaatattgTACGTGAGAGGGTTCGAACTCTATACTTCTCATTTATATTTCCTCTTTTGAACCCTCAATCCATCCTCCTGTCTCCTCTCTTGAAGAAAAAATGGTTTAAAATTAAACATTATACGATATTGCATAAAATGAGTTCTTGCAAATAGATTTTAGAAATTAGTTGAAGCTACATTTAGAAGAAAATTTCTTGTCTTGCTAGATCAACTGGAACCCAATGTGATTCTTGAAGCCCTATGCTGTCAAAGCTGGCTTTAGAAAGAGCTCAATTTGGTAATTGCTTAAAGTTGACTTTCTAGAACTAAACTAAAGCTTACGAAAAATTAACCTTGAGATTATATTTGGTAATAGAACATTATTGACATAGATTTCATTATAGAAAAGCAATTGATTTGGAGCAAAACGTTGGTTTATTTATCTATCTAGCTGCCAGTAAcaaatgttttaattcttttatttatttatttgttaaaagaaattaaaaattaaagaaaaatcgttcaaaatgtcCCTCACATAGTATAATATAACCTTTTTCGTCATTtccttttaaaagtataattttacgtcATTTACAAATTCATATTAATTAAATTTAGTCCCTACTTAGGTTTTCGACTATTTTTTGGTCGGAATCAACTTGCCTTGCACTTGATCATTTTTTGaggggcaaaattgtcaaatcacatTTCACATGATCCGATTCATAGTTCCTAACATTTTACAAGatgaattttttcattccttatatttaaaaaaaaaaaattttccatccttcattgatcatgtgtatggatagttttttcttgtttttgaaaaCCTATGTAtttgtctatttgatttcacctaaacaaGCTAATTGGAGTTGtaggtgaaattaaatagaaatatattacatgctattcgtactactcaagtgaaattaaatggacatatatatacatgagttaaaaaaaaaactattcatacacatgatcaataaggaatgaaaaaattattttgtgaaatgtgagaaatgaaaaaattcattttatgaaatgtgagaaatgaaaaaattcatttggtgAAATGTAAGAAACTATGGATCGGATTATATGAAAtgtgatttgataattttgtctCTCAAAAAATGATTACGTGCAAGACACGCGATGGATTTCACCTaaaaactagtcgaaaacctcaatagggaccaaatttaaccaatataaatttataaaggACGTAagattatacttttaaaagtgaggggtaaaaaaagttattttgcaaaatatGAGAGACgctttgaacgattttcccaaGATTAAATACGTCCTTATATTTTTTCAGAGATGTAGGGCACTTGATACAACCTTTTTTCCCATTATCTCTTTCATATTAATTgtgaaattaaaacaaaaaagaaatcaaaaggaaaatacTACATGCAATGACATGTTATATAATGAAGCGGAATTTACTTGATAATTAATGCTTCAGCTATAACTAGATCACATATTTAAGTCATCAAGAGGATATGTGGAGAATCATCATGGATCCTCTCTATAAAAAATGCAATAGCAAGTTATTTATTGAGAGAAATTGATTGGAGAAGATTGCAATCATCAGCGAAAGAAGCAAGCATGGCATTTCTTACGTGCAATTTGAGTTGAAGACAAAAGGCTTgtaatgaaaaatgaaattcaaTCATGCTAGTGGATATAAATGTATCCTTTGTGACAAAACTCTTTGAGATGAGTTAGTATTTGCGTGTCACGACTATTCATTTGATGCAGTTCCATCTCAAAAAGTTGATTTGATAGTGTAATGAATAGATTATACTCCGTTCGTCCCATTGAAACTGTCATACTTTTCATTTTGATCTGTCCCAAAATGTTTGTCATATGCCTAAAATGGCATATGAATTTTTCTCATTCTTCTAACTTTATCTTTCAAGCACTACTTTTAAATATGTGAGTCTAGCACAAGTCGTCATAAGACCGGAACGTGTTTTAAAGTGCATAATTAGTATTAGTGAATGTTTGCTAGCGCGAGCAGTGCAACATAAGCAAAGAATTAGTGTAGCTTTAATAATATAGTAGGCCCAGATTGGTGACTTGTTTGCATAAATCATTTGAATAACTTCATCACACCACTTATTGGCAAAGTTTGGACAGTTTGGCGAGGACAATTTAAGATTCCTGAAAAGTGACAAACTTTTTGGGACGGAGAGAGTATGATttaagggttataaaatttttatgcAATTATCTAAATTTTGACTTTCTTTAATCTAATTTATTACTCTTTGTTAAGGTGTTGAGCTTTTCAAAGCACCCTAAAAAATAACTATTCTTTGGCTAAAAGTAGCATAATcattattatatataatttagcAATACATTTATCAAATTTGTCTACTATGCTGGGGCATGATCATTTAGGTCAGTTGAATTAATAGGAAGCATAATTAATACGTCTAAGATTAATTATGGAGTGCCAAAATCATTCCcaaatcaaaatataaaaagatgaatAGTGATGTGTCATATGAAGATGAATACATTTTCTTGGCTAATTTTTAATACAGAGTTTTACAATTCTAATTGTAAATCAAATTAATTCAGCCATTTCAATATAATAAACACGTACTGCTATTAAAAATAATTGTAATTAGCTTCAAACAATTATTAATCAGGCTAATTACTTTTGGAATATTTTCCCCTTATTGATCTTGAAAGTaaatcatttgatgtatttAACATAGAAGAAATGCAATTTATAGATTAATACatacatgtttaattgtttattgacttaatagaaaaaaaaatcacggTGTTGCGAGTCAAAACTAACTCTTCTGAAGAATAAGCAACATTATTTTAAATCAACTAAATGAGGAGTTAATATCTATTTAGGAAAAGCAAAAGGAAGACAGGAAAAATCAATTTTAATTAATGGGCCTATATTACTAATAAATGGGTTCTATTTTAAATCAACAGGATGAACTTTGGCTTAAGTTTGCCATTTCATGGGTTTTTATTAGTTACTCAAATTAAAAAGTACGATTTTAATTATCAAATTTGTTGTGTTAGGATGCTCATATTTGGGTTATTCTAAGTGAAAATCTAAAGGAGTTTCAACTGTGGTTGAAGTTTTACTTTTACCACACCTATAAGTATGCTTATACAAGTATCTAGCCTCATACTTAGGATGAGTACTAATGAAAACAAGAAAGgttgaaaaaattaaaacaaacaatcatatatatatatatatacatacatacatacatacacatgCATACATACAATTATTAGTCAAATGGtttgattaaatattttttgagttttacattTTCTCTATTGATATAAATGTAGGATATCAACACTTAACCGTgcatttgaggaatgtagtcaTACAAGAACCTAATCCATTAGTTGTTGTTCAAGCAAAAGATTGTGAACCCCTAATTAACCAAGTTTCAATTTGAGTTGGATGAGCACTTTTTGATTGGTATTGGAGTGTGAGTTTCTATCGTTTGATTTAACTTAAAGTTTGATTACGTAAGAATTTAACATAGGTTCTATCTCAATATATAGTTTTTTAAATGGCACTGCTGATGATTAATttatcaaaagaaagaaagaaagaaagaaagttcaaacaaataaatagagccttttacatgaaatttaaaattaaaaaaaaaaacacacacacacaaaatttGGACTTTTTTCCTCATTCACTTTATtaattttcaaccaaaaaaaaaaaaaaattactgctAAAAGTTACAAGATACGAGATACGCTACGCATGTTCTCTCTCAAGCTAGTCTCCAAAAAAAATGAGGCTGGTTGCCAATACTAGTTAATCCAATTTGTACGAGCGATAGAGCATCAAAGTCCCCATGGATATGTAGGATTAGCTGGAAATGGTACGTGATAGATAGGCATGCTATTGGTATGGAGAAAGGGATTCGCAGAAGAGGGCAGTACACAAGGTGTATACACTTGCATTTGCCAACCGTTCATCCGATCTGCATACCCCGGGTTTTCTGAAAGGTCTCCATATTGTTGTCCATATCCAGGACCATTTGGGAAGAAGACATTGCGTCTTGAATCAATGCATGAGGAAGGAAGTGAAGCTTCCAAAAGGGCTTCCCAACTGACATTGTTCTCAACATCTAATTGTATCAATGGTCCTATCTCCTTATCTTTCTGCAATGCCTTCTTCATTGTTTCTTCTTCGAGTTTCACTTGCTTATTTGTCGTTGCAGAGATCTCATCAATCTTGATTGGATGTTCATCAGCTTCATCGTCAGATATACTCGAGGGAGACTGGACGTTTGAGGTTAATTGAGACATTGTTGAAGACGACGACTCTGTTAACTGCCACATGCCGTTAAGGAAAGCTCCTAGAGCTCGAATCTGAATCAGTGGAATTCGATCAACAAAGGGAAACTCGTATGCTCCGCAAAATCCCATAGATTTGCTCCAATTATAGAATTCACTGAGATCATCTGCTTGAATAGCTGCTTTTTTGTAGATGTCAAATGCCTCAGCACAACTTCTATATGGTAACTGAATGAGATTGTCTAAGACCACAACAATCTGTTTTCGAAAAGTAGTGTAACACATAAAGCTATCACGGATTATGTTTTTCATGGTGGATTGAACAACGAAGTTTTTAGCAGCTGCCCCTGTTGGCCGGCAATCCATGACGCGATCGATGAGGCTTTGAAGTTGTGTCAGGACCTCAATCATCCTTCCAAGTTCTTTCATTTTATCAGGAAAGCTATCTGGCATATCATCTTCATCTGTTTCTGTGAATTCAATTGCTGAACAATCAATTGCTTCATCAAGAAGACGAGCATATGATCGTATAAAATCGGTGTAATCTTCTGCAGAAGAAGAGGAGAAATCCTGGAAATCACAAGGGTAAAGAGATATATATCTATTCGATCGAGCCCACAAGAGTTCTGCTCGAAAAGGGCTGTCCTCAGGCAGTGATCGCAGCAGACGGTGCAGTAGAACCAGGGATTTCAGTGCAACTCGCCAGCATTCTGTTTTTCTGAATCGACGATTAAAGCACAAAGCAAATTCCCGATAAGAAGTAGGCGAGATGGAAAAAATCTTCATGATCTCATGAATGTATTTCTCATTGAATGGTAAATCTTCGGGAGATGTAGCTTTTATAACCACATGATCAAGATCACAAAAGCCTCCAATGGTGGCAATCTTGGCACAGTTCACGCTAGTATGCTCCTTTACGGAGCATAAAACTTGCCTGATTCGCCGTTGCATTGTTGAAGATTGAGGAAGGAGAAGAATCAGGGAAGAAAAGCTGAGGAAGAGGaggaataattaaaaaaaaaaaaaagatatagagAGAAGCTTAAAAAATGAGAAAGTTGGGAGGTTTTACCTGTATTTTGTTTCCTGGAAAGTATTGGCTTGTGCCGGCCTGGTTTTGTTCGAGAAAGCAGGAGTTTTGATTTAGGTAATGGAACCTAAGGAATAACGAAATTGGCTGGAGGCAGTTATAAGTTTTGTACCACCTAAGAATTGTTGACATTTGGATCTCGGTGAGAACTAGGACTGATGTGATTCTTTTTGTCACCAGATAACTGGGATGAAGACTTCACAGGAAGAAAAAGATTACAGGTAAGTTTCCTTCATGTCTCTTGGTACACTAATTGGCCGGTGAAAATAAAGTATTCATAGAGCAATCTTGAGTATTGTACTAAGATTGAAAGACACATTTCAACCATGGTAAGAAACTGAGTAGAAGATTTGATGACTATGATATgctaacttttcttgtggtCTGTCTGATtaattagtctttttttttttggttttttcttttaggCCTGATTGATTAGTCTCGTTGAAGATAAACCCAAAATTCGTTATTTACAATACTTTAAAATAGGCCTATTTAAATCCACTTTTCAAGCCTGTTACTAATAAGTTTAGTGTCTTTACAAACTTGGAATTTGGATCACTTTGTTTCCCACtcgaaaatgaatttttgacatATGTGTCAGTATAATTCCCTGCCCTGAACTGAACGAGGTTTTGGTCAGTCTATTCTTGGATTATGGCATATCCAGCAACTTCACTCTATTTCTTTATCTGTTTTGtgcatggaaaaattactgaaattaggaaaatatgatACAAGCaagtgattttttctttttaatctcaATTAGTAGATTCTTGGTTTTTGAAGTATCGATCATATAGGAGAATATTTTATAGTTTGAACTGTGTCAATATGTAGTATTTGGATGGTGCAAGAATGGTAAAAATTGTGACAAAATATCAAATTACTTATTCGTTACATCCACCATGAAAAGAATCCTTGAGGGTTTAAATTTCTAACATGAACCTTCAAAAGAatcaaaaagcaaaagtgagTAATGTGGAATGATAGGGCATTATTTGTTtgcaattttattattaatttccccttttgttCGTatcaaatattgtgttaattgttgatatttacttatatttggtatctaGACTTAATTCCAGAGAATGGagcagaaaactacaaaaaGCAGGGACTTTTTGAAGCAAATTACTTCACAAGTGGGAGTCTTCTGCGAAGCTCCCTCAACGTGTCCCACAAGAGATCAAACAAACGGCTTCCCTTTTTAGCTGATGAAGAGAAGGCTGGTACAAGGAGTCCTAGGAACATTAGGAAACAAGGAGTAATTCGGCAGGCTTTTCTTTTGAGTTTGTTTGACTCTCAATCTCGACGGGGACCACGGGATAAGAGCATTTGGAGTCATCATTCCTTTTGGACTTTAAAATGAGAAAGAAACGTACAAGGCTTGTAAATTGGAATTGGACTCTCAATTCGTGCGGGGACCACGGGATAAAGGAAAGCCTTGTGTCATGTATCCTTTTGGCTATATAAGAAAGGCTGAAGGGAGAGTTTGAGGAGAACTTTTTAGCATAgtttagttttgtttctttcttgacTCTTTTGATGGCCTGGACCTCAGTGGAATTACTtgaagattttctc
Encoded proteins:
- the LOC113718438 gene encoding putative clathrin assembly protein At1g03050, giving the protein MQRRIRQVLCSVKEHTSVNCAKIATIGGFCDLDHVVIKATSPEDLPFNEKYIHEIMKIFSISPTSYREFALCFNRRFRKTECWRVALKSLVLLHRLLRSLPEDSPFRAELLWARSNRYISLYPCDFQDFSSSSAEDYTDFIRSYARLLDEAIDCSAIEFTETDEDDMPDSFPDKMKELGRMIEVLTQLQSLIDRVMDCRPTGAAAKNFVVQSTMKNIIRDSFMCYTTFRKQIVVVLDNLIQLPYRSCAEAFDIYKKAAIQADDLSEFYNWSKSMGFCGAYEFPFVDRIPLIQIRALGAFLNGMWQLTESSSSTMSQLTSNVQSPSSISDDEADEHPIKIDEISATTNKQVKLEEETMKKALQKDKEIGPLIQLDVENNVSWEALLEASLPSSCIDSRRNVFFPNGPGYGQQYGDLSENPGYADRMNGWQMQVYTPCVLPSSANPFLHTNSMPIYHVPFPANPTYPWGL